The genomic interval ACAACATAGTTGCttgctacagtatagtatattcaAAATATCACTTACAGCACGAATGGCTAGCCACACGAAAATGTAGCAGAAGATGATCACGAACAGTGGGAAGAAGCAGCATGTAATCATGAGAGTAATCATGTAGGACTTGACTCCAGGATCCTCATTGCCTCCGAACACATCAGGTCCGCAGGAAGTCTTCAGGCCGTGAGGCCAGTacctggtggagggagagagataaagaaatgtGTTAAATAATTGAATCTTTTGAACTTGAATCCTCAGTGAAAGAAGAATAGAAATCCACACCTGCTCCAGCCAAAGATGGGGGGGGCACACCAGAAAGCAGCCCAGACCCAGGAGAAGATAATGCCTCCCATGGCCCATTTGGCATCAAACTTGACACTTCCAAAGGGCTTGCACACCACCACCCATCTCTCCCAAGAGATGACAGCCAGGGACCACAGAGCAGCAATACCTgcataatatatacatatactgtaAATTAGACAAAAGAGAAATTCTGATTACTGCCACTATGCTACGGTGTTCTAGCATCTGACAATTACTCTTTCTCAGCACCGTGTAGCAATTTATAATTTTCTTGTTAAATATTAGATAATATTATAGTCCATGTAAAACTGCATCTTACCGCAAGTGGAGACAGTGTATCCCTCAAAGACACACATTGGATGTCCCAGAATGAAGTAGCCAAAAAACTGGTTGCAAACGCTGATGGTGCTAGCCAAAAGTGTTTCTCCAATGTCAGCAATAGCAAGGTTGACCAAGATCCAGTTGAGAGGGTGTTGGAGCTTCTTGAATTTTGCAGTGGCCACCAGTACCAGGCCATTGGTGAAGACTGAGAGGATGACCACTATGATCATCCAAAGTGTTGAGAGATTGTACACCCATCTTGGAGCAATGTGGTAGTTGGGGCCCTCAAAGGGATCTGAGATAAAACAGACAAAAGTATTTTTCTAAGAAGGAGAAAATGACAGGTGCAGGTGCCTGGTTAGATGATCTACATGCTTTTTAGATTATCATTTAAAATGCAAAAGTAATGCAAATTACATAAATTATACGTATAAAGTGCAATTTTACTTATACCATCTATGTTGTATATAACTTCCataaaaatattactaaatacaGTTAACATAACCTCatgatttaaataaaataaaatatatgaaTTGTAAGTTTCAATCAAGGTAGATGTAGTTGCTCTCTCACCTTTGGTGTTATTGCTGTTGGTGAAGGTAAAGGAAGATTCTCTCGTTGTTTCTTGGTTTTGTCGCCTGGCTGCATAAGCAGCACTTCCCCAGCTTTCTGCCATTTATGAGAAAGTATCTGAAGAATATACAAATGAAGACAACATATTATTTCCATTTCAGTCATCGAATTGTTCTAAAATATTTGCCTTGCCAGTTGTTTGTTGCCATAGTTATGTTTTTGCCTTTACCTGTTGGTCGCTTTTTCTCTGTTCTTGTGGTTGGCTTCTGTTGTCTTGTCTTGCTGATCACCTGTTGTGGTGTTAGCAACCAACAAGATGGTGTACCCCAATCTGTGGGGTTTTATACCAGCCATGTCGTCATCGAGATTaagatctaacacacacacaccaaaaagaaCTTCAGTTATGCCGGCCAGTCGAACTGAAGCCAAGGTTTGAATTTAAGGTTAATCCTTCTTGGATAAGAAGTGCTTTTGGTGTCACGTAATTCAGCATTCAGGTGAAATTCCTTATCCTCTTCATGCTTAGAGAAAATAGTTGACCTAACAATTGTTCTTGTTACTTGTAAAGAAAACACATTTTgacaatatgaatgtttttactaTAACAAAGTAAACAGGGAAGTATTCTTTGAGATAATCAGATATTGATTTAATTCACTTCAGTCTGTTCTCTCTTTTCATGTAAATACAAAACAATGAAGAAAGTGGATCACTTCGGCCTTTAGCCTGATTTGTGAGATAATCTCTATCCTATCCGCTTTACCAGACAATTCATATTGGGTGTGTCATGTGAGTTTGGTCTTTAAACAATCATTGATAACAGGTATCAGTGTATAAAAATTGAAAGTGAGACCAGAGGGTATTTATTTGCTGCATGCATGACATTTATTTCAATCAGAAAAAAACATTGTATACACAATTCTCttaatactatatatatatatatcttttttttttttgcaagagGATTAGAACATGTTTACCTCATAAATTACTTTAAGGGGTTTTCAAACCATACATTGTTCACATCATTTTGAGTTATCAGATTTCCATTGGCAGTTAATTTCAGTTTTCCTTAGCTGTGATGCTGTCTAGTTTAGCAACTGCAGAGTGAAGGGAATGCCTTCCAAGACGCCAACATTTTATTGCCACTTGGACAGACATTGATAGTAGTAGTATATACATATTCCCATAATGTACCAAATAACTATAGTATGCATATTAATTACCACACAACTCTGCTTGTTTAATCAAAGACCATGGATTAAAAAAGCTCCAATGGGTGGTTCATAGCAATTTAGTTTTTGTGGGTAATGATTTTACAAACATTGCACCTGTATGAGGTAAAGCTTAATAATCTCCTGAAAAGTTGTGGGAAATGATTTCTTTAAGAAACACAAGAGGatgtactgtacatttaaaaagtCCCATTCTGAAAATCTCCATAGAACGATTTGTTTCCAAGAGGTACGCCATTGTCTGGGGTTTATGCAGGTGCCACAGTGGAAACCTCTGTTTTTGATGTAGACACTTCAGAGCCATCATCTTCCTCCTTGCCAAAGAGCTGCATGATGCAAGAACGGAACTGTGGAGAAAGAATAAGAATGGAACATGAGGAAAGAGCTTCAAAATGTACAGTACGTCTACATTTAGGTAGACATACTGTAATTCCTTTGTTAATCACTTTATTATTGATGGGTCAAAATATACTTAACCCAAATGTAAaagtaacatgtaaagtgttggtcccatgtttctgaaataaaatatcccagaaatgttgtcGATAtccacaaaagcttatttctgttacattttgtgcagaaatgtgtttacatctctgttagtgagcatttcacccTTTGCTAagattatccatccacctgacaggtgtggcatatctggaagctgattaaacagcattatgattacacaggtacaccttgtgctcgagacaataaaaggccactaaaatgtgcagttttttcacacaacacaatgccacagatatctcaagttttgaaggagcatgcaattgtcattctgactgcaggaatgtccaacagagctgttgccagagaatgtaatgttcatttctctaccataagccacctccaacctccttttagagaatttggcagtatgtccaactggcctcacaaccgcagacctcatgtaaccacgccagcccaagacAGGAGAAGGAGATATGTTGCGCTGCATGACACAAATGGTGGACACCAGAtaatgactggttttctgatccacgctcctgcattttttttaaggtatctgtgtccaacagatgcatatctgtattcccaggcgTGTGAAATCAAGATGTTAGGgcctatttttgttcagtgttcatgtAGCTATCAGACTAACACACTTACCTGTTTGTTCATGAAGACATAGATAACTGGATTGTAGATGGTGGCGCTCTTGGCAAAGTAGGCAGGCAGTGCAGCAGCCAGAGGGTGGAAAGCATACCCAGGGTTAGCCGCAGAAAAGCAGGCAAAGCAGGTATAAGGTCCCCAGCATACACAGAAAGCTATAATCATGACAACAACCATCCTGGACACTTCCTTCTCGGCCTTCTGTGTTGACTCAGAGTCTTTCTGCTGCGCAGCAACCTGTGGTCATTCAGAAGGAATATCAAATGGTTAGATTTAACCCTTTTAATATGCCTTTTCAAAAGGTACACTTGACCATTACTGTTTTTAACAACATAGTTGCttgctacagtatagtatattcaAAATATCACTTACAGCACGAATGGCTAGCCACACGAAAATGTAGCAGAAGATGATCACGAACAGTGGGAAGAAGCAGCATGTAATCATGAGTGTAATCATGTAGGACTTGACTCCAGGATCCTCATTGCCTCCGAACACATCAGGTCCGCAGGAAGTCTTCAGGCCGTGAGGCCAGTACCTGGTGGAGGGAGAAAGATTTTGAACAATTGAGTTTCACACATCAGTGAAATAAAAAGAGACAAAAATCCCACCTGCTCCAGCCAAAGATGGGGGGGGCACACCAGAAAGCAGCCCAGACCCAGGAGAAGATAATGCCTCCCATGGCCCATTTGCCATCAAACTTGACATTTCCAAAGGGCTTGCACACCACCACCCATCTCTCCCAAGAGATGACAGCCAGGGACCACAGAGCAGCAATACCTGTGCAGGGGAACAGTTGTACTGAAAGTTAGACACTAATTATATGTGAAAACACAGCACCGTAAGAACATGCACCAAGGAAATGGCTATAGGGAGCACTTTGTGTCGATCAATTTCTCTATACATTAATCTACAATTTCCACATATTACTGGTACAATAAATACAATTCAAATCTTTGTAAAACTGAGGAGTATcttaccacacacagacacagtgtatCCCTCAAAGACACACATTGGATGTCCCAGAATGAAGTAGCCAAAAATCTGGTTGCAAACGCTGATGGTGCTTGCCAAAAGTGTTTCTCCAATGTCAGCAATAGCAAGGTTGACCAAGATCCAGTTCAGAGGGTGTTGGAGCTTCTTGAATTTTGCAGTGGCCACCAGTACCAGGCCATTGGTGAAGACTGAGGCAATGACCACAAAGATCATCCAAAGTGTTGAGAGATTGTACACCCATCTTGGAGCAATGTGGTAGTTGGGGCCCTCAAAAGGATCTGCATGTAACGTTCGTCATATGGAGGAAGAGAGgcccaaagcacagcgtggttagtgttcatcatgtttaataaagacaataaacgtggaaaaaaacgaaacagttctgtctggtgcagacacacgaagacagaagacagccacccacaaaacccaaaacaaaacaggctacctaaatatggttcccaatcagagacaatgaccaacacctgcctctgattgagaaccatatcaggccaaacatagaaaagggaaaactagacacacaacatagaatgcacactcagctcacgtcctgaccaacactaaaacaaagaaaacacaaaagaactatggtcagaacgtgacactgcaAAAGAAGAAGAGATAAAAATGTAATATAAATTCCTGACTTATTGATATAGTcatatgcagtggtgtaaagtacttaagtaaaaatactttaaaatactacttaagttgttttttggggtatctgtacttttatctgtacaacttttactttcactccactacattcccaaagaaaataatatactttttactccatacattttccctgacacccaaaagtactcgttatattttgaatgcttagcaggacagaaaaattgtCATATTCACacgcttatcaagagaacatccctggtcatccctactgcctctgatctggcggacacactaaacacaaatgcttagtttgtaaattataggggagtgttggagtgtgcccctgactatgttgaaaacaagaaaatcgtgccgTCTGTTTTGTTTTAATATAATTGATCcatacttttactttttagacttaagtatattttagcaattacatttacttttgatacttaagtagatttaaaaccaaatacttttagacttttactcaagtagaattttactgggtgactttcacttttactttagtcatttttaattaagatatctttacttttacttaagtatgacaattgggtactttttccaccactggtcatATGAGGACAGTAAacaaacattttgaacagaatgTGTGCATCAAAAGTTATGACCAAGAAAAACACTGTCCTGACACAAATTATTCAATGTATTGGTTGTATCATTGTGCGTACTGCTAATGCCAGTTACAAATGGTATGTCTGCTGTTTGTGAAATAACGTATGAGAGAACTACACTGCAACAAAAGACCTTCAGCAACATCAATTTAATTTAAAAAGGACACCATTACTCTCTGTAAATCTATAATAACTCCAATCTTTTGGGGGAATATACAGAATTAAGCTCTTTCAATAGTTCTACCAAATGATGTCACCCTCAGGCACTACACTGAACAAGATGTACTGTACCTTTGGTGTTATTGCTGTTGGTGTAGGCGAAACCTGAATCTCTCGTTGTATCGTCGTGCCGCCTGGCAGCAAAGACTCCTAGCTCTGCCATCCTGGACTGCTTAACAGGAGTTTCTGATGTTGACTGCTGAAGTCCAAGCCGTGCTTCTCAAATATCCTAGGGTTTATATACCATCCTTTGGGTCTTTTGAAAGGATTATGGCCTTGGAGGAATTAGGGCACGGTTGGCACTGGGGCCATGGTATAATTTGTGCCATGGCATGGGCTGGACTGTCTTTTCTTAACTGTTAATTACCACCAACAACTAAGTAGGGTGGATTTCAGAGGCCCATAATCTTGTCTGAGAGGGCTTTAGTGGCAGAGAaggttaaaagtaatttaaatgCCATGCTGCTGTAACTGAGGCCCAGATTGGTCAGTTGACTGGCATTAGGGTAATTGGTTTTAAATGTGTAACTTTAAAAAATTAAAAGTTGTCTAAGAGAAATATGTATGATGACTGACTACACTTCAACATGAAAAATAGTGTCGAGAGAAATCCAGATGCCAACATGCCATGTAGGCCCACAAGGCCCTATTGGAGCTGGAATGGTTgataagtttaaaaaataaaaataaagtattTTTGGCTGTCTCAGATGCTTTATTTCGTTTCATCTGCTATTTTCCACATTGGGGGGAGCACCATCACTCTATCACTCTACAGATTGACAATACCTCATATCCATCATATTTCAATGAATGATAACTGATGACAAAAGTGCATCTGAAATGCATCGGAAACACTGACTTTATGAAAATCAATATCTCTTTAGAAGTACATTTTTGTAGTTAAACTGTTGAatgtacagtatagtgatatagaATGCCACCCTAAACATTATTAGGCCTATTATATGTAACATGCCAAATGGGCCAGTTATCTGATATCTGGGTTAGACGGATTTGTCTTCTGACTAAAGCAGCTTATTCGGACAAGTGGGGTTCCGCAGGACTTTACCTATGAAAGTCTAATTAGTATTGACAAGAGTGCAGTCAGAAACGGTCTAATCTCTCCTGATTGATGGTTCATTTTGGGGAAGCAGGGTTTATCCAAAAACCTGAAGGGAGTCAAGTTTAATCCCTGACAGTAGTAAACCTGAAGGTTAAATTAAGGGTTTTATTTAACTCCTGGTATCTTTTTCCGGCAGCTGTTGAATGTGACGTTTAACTAACAGCCTTGAGAAGATCTCCATGAAGAGTGGAGGATGGAGCCAGCAAACATGATGATGTGCGAGAACAGTCTGTTGACGTGTTATGTCTCCCTCAGTGTTTTGTTTTATGTGCTGTCTTTTGGTTCTATTTTCACTATTCTTAACTGTTTGACTGTTTGACTGTTTGATGGTTGACAGATGATCCTCCTTTTATGCGCAAAATGTTTTAGACTATAGCACAACTGAACCATTCAATTGAAGGAACTTGGCTTTGATTGTAGCCTAGTCCCATTCTTATAAAGCCTACCTGCAATCTCCTAATCGTGCTCCTCTGTAAAATGCTGCATTGCTTCAAGGGTAAGTCTAGAATTCCGCTAGTTTTGAACTATTCATGATTGGTAAAAGTTCACCACTAGCAGAACTCTGATTTTCTTCAAGAAAAGAATGCTCTTGTGTAAATTGGGATTTTGGTATTGAATGACTAATGTACAGGAATATACTGTGAATGAATTTATTTTTAATTATGTTAGTTGTGTGATATATACAAGAGTTGCAAATTGTATTTGTGTGGCCTTGAATtgatttggggtggcaggtagcctagtggttagagcgttggactagtaaccgaaaggttagaAGATCGAATTCCAGaaccgacaaggtaaaaatatgtcgttctgcccctgaacaaggcagttaacccactgttcctaggccgtcattaagAATAAGAAcatgttcctaactgacttgcctagttaaatttaaaaaataaattttaCACTATTTCATGATTTAATTTCCTTCATATTACTTTgttattttaataataataacttaGCCTACTTTTGGTGTTATTACTGGTATTACTATTGCTGTCATAGCCTAATTTGTTGTTATTGTTTTATTTAGCATATTAATTTATGAATAACTATAAATTTTATAATTTTATAATTTATAatcattgtgttgttgttgttgttttgttgttgttgttgttctggaaGGAAGGAATATCCTCCATAACCATCTATAtcaaggtatatatatatatttattatttgtaatacattttttttttacagattctGCAGTAGCTTAAATAATAAAAaagtttatttttctttcatcaaaaTAGAATTTAAATAGCCTCATTTATTAGGCTAAACATAGACTATTTTATCCCTTAACAATATATACCTAATGAGGGATGTATGATCCTATGTTCTTGCCTCTTGAaatctatactgtagtctacacacCTGTGGCTGCATGCAAATGTTTAATTAAGGACTGATAGCTGATAAGGACTAATTAAGTAATTAAGGGCTAAGAGTAATTAAAGTGCAGACCACACCAAGAGTTTTTTACTGTAAAGGAAGCATGAAGATAATGGTTTAACAGGTAATGCTATCTGTTTAGGGCGGCAGACAGCCTAGCGGTTAACCTCTACAGCAGgaattcccaaactggggtacgcgcaaCGCAGTCggaggtacgccaaataaaatgtgattcacatttaatatatatatatacagtatataatatttatatatatatttgtatatatatatatatttccaacatttgtttacagacagattatttcacttataattcactgtatcacaattccagtgggtcagaagttt from Salvelinus alpinus chromosome 2, SLU_Salpinus.1, whole genome shotgun sequence carries:
- the LOC139556549 gene encoding red-sensitive opsin-2 produces the protein MIFVVIASVFTNGLVLVATAKFKKLQHPLNWILVNLAIADIGETLLASTISVCNQIFGYFILGHPMCVFEGYTVSVCGIAALWSLAVISWERWVVVCKPFGNVKFDGKWAMGGIIFSWVWAAFWCAPPIFGWSRYWPHGLKTSCGPDVFGGNEDPGVKSYMITLMITCCFFPLFVIIFCYIFVWLAIRAVAAQQKDSESTQKAEKEVSRMVVVMIIAFCVCWGPYTCFACFSAANPGYAFHPLAAALPAYFAKSATIYNPVIYVFMNKQFRSCIMQLFGKEEDDGSEVSTSKTEVSTVAPA
- the LOC139556543 gene encoding red-sensitive opsin; this translates as MAESWGSAAYAARRQNQETTRESSFTFTNSNNTKDPFEGPNYHIAPRWVYNLSTLWMIIVVILSVFTNGLVLVATAKFKKLQHPLNWILVNLAIADIGETLLASTISVCNQFFGYFILGHPMCVFEGYTVSTCGIAALWSLAVISWERWVVVCKPFGSVKFDAKWAMGGIIFSWVWAAFWCAPPIFGWSRYWPHGLKTSCGPDVFGGNEDPGVKSYMITLMITCCFFPLFVIIFCYIFVWLAIRAVAAQQKDSESTQKAEKEVSRMVVVMIIAYCVCWGPYTCFACFAAANPGYAFHPLAAAIPAYFAKSATIYNPVIYVFMNKQFRTCIMQLFGKAEDDGTEVSTSKTEVSSVAPA